DNA from Bordetella genomosp. 13:
TTCGAACACCGCGATGGTGTCGAACGCCATCGAGCCGCAGATCAGTACGGGAGCCGTCATGCTTTCATCCTTCAAGGAAAGAATTTGTCGAGTTGATAACCGTTGACCTGCAGGGCGTTCACCTGGATGGGAATGGTGAGCGTCACTTCAGCGCCCGCCCCGAGCGGCCCGTCGGCCTGGCCGGGCGGCAGGTATTGCTCGGGCAGGATCGCCTTGCGGGCCACCACCGTATCGGACAGGTCGGTGAGATCCAGCATCAGCGCGGGCCAGTGCTGCTCGCGATCGTAGCGGTTGCGTATCACCACCGTCAGGACCAGGCGCGACCGGCCATCGTCCTCGGCCTGCGAGGCGCCGGTGGGCGGGCGCAGCGAGGACGACACGATCGAGATGCGCTCGATGCGGCGCGCATAGCCCACGGTGCAGCCCAGCACCTGGCACACGCCGGACAATACCGGCCGCAGCGTGGGCGCGGACAGCGCGATGGGCGTGCGATAGACGTAGACCAGTTGCAACACCAGCGCCAGCAGGCCCAGCGCGCAGGCCCACCCCAAGGCGCGCCGCCAGATGCGCTGCGAGTCGATGCGGTCCTGGTCCAGGAAGTCGGGCGGCGCGCGCCCGCTGTCGGTGGCGCTGGAATAGCGGGTGCGGGAATCGCCGTAGACCGGCTCTTCAGCCGGTTCGGCGTCCTCGTCGTCGTCGGCGTGCGCGTTGGCCAGGCCGGGCTCGCTGCGGCCCGGCCCGCGATAAGGCGGCGGAGCATGGATGCCGCGCTCGCGCATCACCGGTTCGGCGGTCCATCCGTCCTCGTCTTCCGGATCGTCGTGCCGCTCGTCCGCGCGATCGTGAAGCGCAGGCGAGGGTTCCGCGGCCATGCCGGGCTCATGGCGATGACTGGCGCGGCCGCGCAGGACCGCGGGAGGTTCGTCGGGCGTGCGGCCGGCTTGCCAGGCGGGCGGCGCGGCGGCAGGACGCTGCGCGTGCAGGATGCGATCCTGTCGAGAGGGATGTTCCGCGGGCGTCGGAGAGACCGGACTCTCATTCCGCGCCCGGCCGCGCAGCACCGCTGGCGGGGGCACGTCCACGACGGCAGCCACGGGCAATTCGGGCGCGGCGGGCTGGGCCGGCTGTGCTGCCGGCGCGCGAGTCACCGGGGCGGGCGGCGCCGCCGGCGCGGCCGCGGGCGGAACGGCCGCAGGCCGGGCCGGGGCTTGCGCGGCCGCCGCATCTTCGATAGCGGCCCGCCCGTCGAACACCGTATTGCAGACCCCGCAACGCACCAGCCCATTGCGCACGCGCAGTTGGTCGGCTACCACCCGGAAGGCGGTACGACATTGCGGGCAGCGAGTGATGGGCATGGCGCAACGACGGAAAAATTCAGGCGCGGCGACCGTGCAGGCACACCCAGCCGTCGCGTTCGCGCCAGACAGACATGGCCAGCCACGGCGCATATGCCGCGGCCACTTCCTCGGCCTGGCGTTCGAGCACGCCGGACAGCACCAGGTCGCCGCCGGGCGCCACGCGCGCGGCCAGCATGGGGGCCAGCACCTTCAACGGATTGGACAGGATGTTGGCCACCACGACGCGGAACGTGCCGGCGGGCAGCGCGTCGGGCAGCATGGCCTGCAGCTCGACCGCGTTGATGCGAGCGTTGTCGGCCGTGGACTGCACCGCCTGCGGATCGATGTCCACGGCGGTGACAGGGCCCGAGCCCAGCTTGCGTGCGGCAATGGCCAGGATGCCGGATCCGCAGCCATAGTCCAGCACGGCGGCATCGGCAGGCAGTTCGGCCTCGAGCCATGCCAGGCACAGATGGGTGGTGGGATGGCTGCCGGTGCCGAAGGCCAGGCCCGGATCCAGCTCGATGTGGATGGCGTCGGCCGCGCCGGCGTCGGCGGCGACTTCGGGCGCGTCACGATGCCAGCTGGGTACGATCCACAGCCGCGACGCGATCTGGATGGGGCTGAACTGGGACTGCGTCAGGCGCACCCAGTCGGCATCGGGCACTTCGCGCAGCGACCAGCCGCTG
Protein-coding regions in this window:
- a CDS encoding DUF3426 domain-containing protein; the encoded protein is MPITRCPQCRTAFRVVADQLRVRNGLVRCGVCNTVFDGRAAIEDAAAAQAPARPAAVPPAAAPAAPPAPVTRAPAAQPAQPAAPELPVAAVVDVPPPAVLRGRARNESPVSPTPAEHPSRQDRILHAQRPAAAPPAWQAGRTPDEPPAVLRGRASHRHEPGMAAEPSPALHDRADERHDDPEDEDGWTAEPVMRERGIHAPPPYRGPGRSEPGLANAHADDDEDAEPAEEPVYGDSRTRYSSATDSGRAPPDFLDQDRIDSQRIWRRALGWACALGLLALVLQLVYVYRTPIALSAPTLRPVLSGVCQVLGCTVGYARRIERISIVSSSLRPPTGASQAEDDGRSRLVLTVVIRNRYDREQHWPALMLDLTDLSDTVVARKAILPEQYLPPGQADGPLGAGAEVTLTIPIQVNALQVNGYQLDKFFP
- the prmA gene encoding 50S ribosomal protein L11 methyltransferase gives rise to the protein MRELVLHCLEAQAEALSDALLEAGALSVSVEDADLGTADEKPLFGEPGTEPDVQAWDRNRVVALLPDGADPAQLVEQAMADSGLDPALASGWSLREVPDADWVRLTQSQFSPIQIASRLWIVPSWHRDAPEVAADAGAADAIHIELDPGLAFGTGSHPTTHLCLAWLEAELPADAAVLDYGCGSGILAIAARKLGSGPVTAVDIDPQAVQSTADNARINAVELQAMLPDALPAGTFRVVVANILSNPLKVLAPMLAARVAPGGDLVLSGVLERQAEEVAAAYAPWLAMSVWRERDGWVCLHGRRA